Proteins from a genomic interval of Oncorhynchus kisutch isolate 150728-3 linkage group LG28, Okis_V2, whole genome shotgun sequence:
- the epd gene encoding ependymin — protein MQAFAVAALSIWLCLGATTLAECHIPQHCTSPNMTGVLTVLALTGGEIKATGHYSYDSTDKKIRFTESEMHLNKTEHLEDYLMLFEEGVFYDIDMKNQSCKKMSLHSHAHALELPAGAAHQVELFLGSDTVQEENINVNIWTGSVPETKGQYFLSTTVGECLPLSTFYSTDSMTLLFSNSEVVTEVKAPEVFNLPSFCEGVELEEAPEGQKNDFFSLFNSV, from the exons ATGCAGGCCTTTGCCGTCGCTGCCCTCTCCATCTGGCTGTGTCTGGGTGCCACCACCCTGGCAGAGTGCCACATCCCACAGCACTGCA CATCACCTAATATGACTGGGGTCCTGACTGTG CTGGCCCTTACAGGAGGTGAAATCAAGGCAACTGGACATTACAGCTATGACTCGACGGACAAGAAGATACGTTTCACTGAAAGTGAGATGCACCTCAACAAGACTGAACATCTGGAGGACTACCTGATGCTATTTGAAGAG GGGGTCTTCTATGACATTGACATGAAGAACCAGTCCTGTAAGAAGATGTCTCTGCACTCTCATGCTCACGCTCTGGAACTCCCCGCTGGTGCAGCCCATCAGGTTGAGCTGTTTTTGGGGAGTGACACTGTTCAGGAGGAGAACATCAATGTGAACATATGGACGGGATCCGTGCCAGAGACTAAGG GCCAGTATTTTTTGTCTACTACTGTGGGAGAATGTCTACCACTCAGCACTTTCTACTCAACTGATTCCATGACACTCCTCTTCAG CAATTCCGAAGTGGTCACTGAGGTGAAAGCCCCTGAAGTATTCAATCTGCCGTCTTTCTGTGAGGGTGTGGAGCTGGAGGAGGCTCCTGAGGGCCAGAAGAATGACTTCTTTAGTCTGTTCAACAGTGTCTAA